TTCTCCGAGGGTCTCGCTGACGAGGTGGCCGCGCAGGCGCGGGGATTCCAGCAGCCCGAAGTGCAGTCCGAGGTAGCGGCATACACCCAGAGCATCGGCAACCGCGCCAAGACGAAACGTGGTGCGTGAAGGAGGAAACATGAGGTATCGCAGCAATTCTGTGCGAACCGGGCTCATCGCGGTGAGCGTGGCGATCGCTCTCGGCGGCTGCTCGACGAAGGCGGCGAACTCGGACTCAGGATCGGGCAACGGAGGTGACGGTCTCAAGACCGACGTCGGCGTCACCGACGACACGATCACGCTCGGTGTGCTGACAGATCTGTCCGGTCCCTACAAGATCTCCGGCCTGGCCACCAGCAACGGCAACCAGCTATGGGCTGATGATGTCAACTCTCGCGGGGGCATCTGCGGGCGTGAGGTCAAGCTCGACGTTCAGGAGTCCGGATATAAGCCGGATAACGCGATCCCGCTGTATGAGCAGATGCGCCAGAACGATCTGGCGATGCTGCAGCTGCTGGGCTCGCCGGTGCTCGCGGCGTTGAAGCAGAAGCTCATCTCCGACAACATGATCGCGATCCCCTCAGCGTTCACCTCAGACATTCTCGACAATGACGTCGTCATGCTCGTGGGCCAAAGCTATGACGTGGAGATGATCAACGGGCTGGCCTACCTGCAGCAACAGGGCAAGATCGACAACGGGTCGAAGGTCGGTCATATCTACCTCGACAACGAGGCGGGCAAGAACTCGCTTGAAGGCGCGAAGTTCTATGCCGAGCAGCATGATCTGGAGATCGTCGAGGCGTCGGTGTCGGCGACCGATACCGACATGACGTCGGTGATGACGAAGATGAAGTCCGAGGGTGTCGAAGCGATCCTGGTGCTCTCCACCCCCGCGGCGACCGGATCGATTGCCCTGCAGAACGTGGCGCAAGGCCTCAACGTGCCGATCGTCGGCAACAACCCGACGTACGCCGCCACCCTGCTGCAGGACGAGCAGGTGACCGCTGCTCTGGACAACTTCCTGCTGGTGAACTCGGTCGCGGCGTACGCGAGCGACCTGCCGACGTCTAAGAAGGTGGTCGAGGCCTACGAGGCGGCGTACGACGAGGCGCCGGAGAAGTCGGTGCCGACCGGGTTCGCGTTTGGGTTGGCGATGGAGCAGCTGCTGCAACAGGCTTGCGACGACGGCGACATGACGCGCGAGGGACTCATCGCGGCGAAGAAGAAGCTCGACGATGTCGACACACAGGGGCTGACCGGCACGCTGGACTTCTCCACGCCAGGCTCGCCGAGCAGCCGCGAGGCCTACATCCTGCGTGTCGACCCGCAGGTGCCCGCCGGGTTGGTCAACGTCGGCGACCTGTTTACCTCACCGGAGGCCAAGGAGTACAAGGCGCCGTACGAGAAGTAGTCCCGAGTCGAACCTGGCCGGTCAGGTTCGGCTCGACAACCGGCACTCGTCTTCGATTCGACCGCACTGTCTTCGCAGGACGAGCCGGAGATGCCACCTCCGGCC
The nucleotide sequence above comes from Epidermidibacterium keratini. Encoded proteins:
- a CDS encoding ABC transporter substrate-binding protein — translated: MRYRSNSVRTGLIAVSVAIALGGCSTKAANSDSGSGNGGDGLKTDVGVTDDTITLGVLTDLSGPYKISGLATSNGNQLWADDVNSRGGICGREVKLDVQESGYKPDNAIPLYEQMRQNDLAMLQLLGSPVLAALKQKLISDNMIAIPSAFTSDILDNDVVMLVGQSYDVEMINGLAYLQQQGKIDNGSKVGHIYLDNEAGKNSLEGAKFYAEQHDLEIVEASVSATDTDMTSVMTKMKSEGVEAILVLSTPAATGSIALQNVAQGLNVPIVGNNPTYAATLLQDEQVTAALDNFLLVNSVAAYASDLPTSKKVVEAYEAAYDEAPEKSVPTGFAFGLAMEQLLQQACDDGDMTREGLIAAKKKLDDVDTQGLTGTLDFSTPGSPSSREAYILRVDPQVPAGLVNVGDLFTSPEAKEYKAPYEK